The Rhinopithecus roxellana isolate Shanxi Qingling chromosome 14, ASM756505v1, whole genome shotgun sequence genome includes a window with the following:
- the XIRP2 gene encoding xin actin-binding repeat-containing protein 2 isoform X1 gives MARYQAAVSRSDCHSFSANMIEESEMCTVPGGLAKVKKQFEDEITSSRNTFAQYQYQLQNRSEQEAIHSSQVGTSKSSQEMARNEQEGSKVQKIDVHGTEMVSHLEKHTKEINQASQFHQYVQETVIDTPEDEEIPKVSTKLLKEQFEKSAQEKILYSDKEMTTPAKQIKIECECEETLKPSSVVSTSSTSCISTSQRKETSTTRYGDHSITSSTLAQINATSSGMTEFPPPPPDVLQTSIDVTAFSQSPELPSPPRRLPVPKDVYSKQRNLYELNRLYKHIHPELRKNLEKDYISEVSEIVSSQMNSGSSVSADVQQTRYVFENTNDSSQKDLNSEREYLEWDEILKGEVQSIRWIFENQPLDSINNGSPDEGDISRGVADQEIIAGGNVKYTTWMFETQPIDTLGAHSSDTVENAEKIPELARGDVCTARWMFETRPLDSMNKMHQSQEESAVTISKDITGGDVKTVRYMFETQHLDQLGQLHSVDEVHLLQLRSELKEIKGNVKRSIKCFETQPLYVIRDGSGQMLEIKTVHREDVEKGDVRTARWMFETQPLDTINKDITEIKIVRGISMEENVKGGVSKAKWLFETQPLEKIKESEEVIIEKETIIGTDVSRKCWMFETQPLDILKEVPDADPLQHEEIIGGDVQTTKHLFETLPIEALKDSPDIGKLQKITASEEEKGDVRHQKWIFETQPLEDIRKDKKEYTRTVKLEEVDRGDVKNYTHIFESNNLIKFDASHKIEVEGVTRGAVELNKSLFETTPLYAIQDPLGKYHQVKTVQQEEIIRGDVRSCRWLFETRPIDQFDESIHKFQIIRGISAQEIQTGNVKSAKWLFETQPLDSIKYFSDVEETESKTEQARDIIKGDVKTCKWLFETQPMESLYEKVSLMTSSEEIHKGDVKTCTWLFETQPLDTIKDDSETTVKLQTVKQEEIQGGDVRTACFLFETENLDSIQGEEVKEIKPVEMDIQAGDVSSMRYKFENQSLDSISSSSEEVLKKIKTLKTEDIQKGNVLNCRWLFENQPIDKIKESQEGDECVKTVTDIQGGDVRKGCFIFETFSLDEIKEESDYISTKKTITEEVMQGDVKSYRMLFETQPLYAIQDREGSYHEVTTVKKEEVIHGDVRGTRWLFETKPLDSINKSETVYVIKAVTQEDIQKGDVSSVRYRFETQPLDQISEESHNIVPTVDHIQGGNVKTSKQFFESENFDKNNYIRTVSVNEIQKGNVKTSTWLFETHTLDELRGEGLEYENIKTVTQEDVQKGDVKQAVWLFENQTFDSIMEAHKGVTKMTKEEIPPSDVKTTTWLFETTPLPEFNENRIEKIEIIGKSIKETLEDLFSQKVIQAPGIIIEADEVGDVRMAKYKLMNQASPEIQKEEIIRADLRNIMVNLLSKRDCTKREILVSEEEKGNVNLTKTQLLNKSTEFHAEKEEIVKGDVQQAIKNLFSEERSVKKGILIQEDERGDINMTIYCLLHENDGDTNEREEVIGGDVRRTIHNLLSSTSNNKISERAKIDASERGNVQFFTTCIEAGALDYLKQLHTESNETLTAKQQEGEKEIIGGDVEGTKLLLKKRQSLVERTVSETDIIPGDVHNTVKVFMTEPQSTLGKIPKEEIIKGDLASTLKSLSQAVNQKTVTKTEEIIKGNMLATLKSLKESSHRWKESQQPDGIPSDIEKAIECLEKATNTRTEILKKELLKDDLETSLRSLKEAQRSFKEVDKEGVIKKDAQVVMAGSSGEQKTDIHQVAVQRNKNSLLQPKPAPFEPAAKWQGGADTLSQTMGKSCHGNLEERTEVNLPKAPKASVKIVIDREQNNDALEKSLRRPSNSHHKSIKNILESGDKMGVWTDITGEQHLRDEYMSRQLTSTVSVKNNLKTKESDREVRELKKDDAFNSIQSADKTIGKQETYEWRNDHQKTEAFHIKSPKKTENIKILTDTQNSKPSPTQHPVSMPVGGTYDISGDFQKQTLLKQETKYSNKNIKQKNINLQPMWQPLPVEQDTTNVTEVKVSEKNHNTFKTTNKKQETDVHLKSQDFLMKTNTSTDLKTAMERSLNPINFNPENNVKESECPLPPPSPPPPPPSNASSEIEFPLPPPPPFMMFPEKNGFLPSLSTEKIKAEFESFPGLPLPPPPVDEKFERESPSVFLPPPPPPTPSQNSAHLLSSSAPEKHSGAFMQQYSQKEASNSQNSQTKIVTGKSGVLPPPTLPKPKLPKHIKDNKNHFSPKVELTNSLSDMECKITTSKDQKKVMMMTSSEHTETKQNVISRSLDERKQLFVDSANCLSHTVPGTSAPKKKQIAPLIKSHSFPESSGQQSPKPYMRKFKTPLMIAEEKYRQQKEELEKQKQESSYYNIVKTESQNQHISEVEKEMPLRKTNEEVSVSGIDSEHTVVQPNPGSQSNALVLGVCSDNQLSTTSPVTVAAKRLHHVLAASEDKDKMKKEVLQSARDIMQSKSACEIKQSHQECSAQQTQQNKYLEQLHLPQSKPISPNFKVKTIKLPTLDHTLNETDHSYESHKQQSEVDVQTFTKQQYLETQKTEASTECSHKQSLAERHYQLPKKEKRVTIKLPTESIQKNHEDKLKIVPGKQREFGGSDRGKLPGSEEKNKGPSMISRKEERLITERKQELLKNKSAPKAVRQKVIDAHLDSQTQNFQQTQIQTSESKVEHKKWPQPYNSLQEEKCLEVKGIQQKQVFSNTKDSKQEITQNKSFFSAVKESQQDDGKCAVNIVEFLRKREELQEILSRVKQFEAEPSKSGLKTFQTLLNTIPGWLISEEKREYAVHIAMENNLEKVKEEITHIKTQAEDMLVFYENIIQTAMMSSKTGKSGSKPTSLETSSKVSNVHVSNNKNSEQKENKIAKEKTGQHQVAAHREAAVHSHVTTHQEIKLDESNIPPPSLKTRPPSPTFITIESTARRTETPTKDELSQSPKKDSYVEPPPRRPMSQTSEIHRANTSPTPPRSHSEQLVRLKDTTAKLSKGAIPCPAVTPVPIVEKRSEIIMSPATLRRQIKIETRGRDSPPTITIPVNIHHTASGSSRESMEAQEEIRKVEKRATYVHNGGLNSTDPIVPDTESYDAVEIIRKVEVPPRLSEHTQRYEAANRTVPMAENFVNDRENEINRWFREFEHGPVSEAKLNRRVYANGETNHNIQQESRTFCQEEFGLTSLGNTSFTDFSCKHPRELQEKIPIKQPRICSETRSLSEHVSGMDAFESQIVESKMKTSSSHSSEAGKSGCDFKHAPPTYEDVIAGHILDISDSPKEVRKNFQKTWQESGRVFKSLGYATSDSSATEIKTAFQEESAFISETAAPRQGNMYTLSKDSLSNGVPSGRQAEFS, from the exons GAGGCAATTCATAGCAGCCAGGTTGGCACTTCAAAAAGCAGCCAGGAAATGGCAAGAAATGAACAAGAAGGGTCCAAAGTGCAGAAAATTGATGTTCATGGAACAGAAATG GTCTCTCATCTTGAAAAGCACACCAAGGAAATAAACCAAGCATCTCAGTTTCATCAATATGTTCAGGAAACAG TCATTGATACACCTGAGGATGAAGAAATTCCAAAGGTTTCGACTAAGTTGTTAAAAGAGCAGTTTGAAAAGTCTGCCCAGGAAAAGATCCTTTACTCTGACAAAGAGATGACAACTCCAGCAAAGCAGATTAAG ATTGAATGTGAATGTGAAGAGACTTTAAAGCCATCATCAGTTGTGAGTACCTCTTCCACTTCTTGCATTTCAACCAGccagagaaaggaaacatcaACCACAAGATATGGTGATCACAGTATCACTTCCTCAACTCTGGCACAAATTAATGCTACTTCTTCaggaatgacagaatttcctcctCCCCCACCTGACGTACTTCAAACTTCAATAGATGTGACAGCATTTTCCCAGTCCCCTGAACTACCCAGTCCTCCTAGAAGACTACCAGTCCCCAAAGATGTATATTCCAAGCAAAGAAATTTGTATGAATTAAACCGTTTATATAAACACATCCATCCTGAGTTaagaaaaaacttagaaaaagatTATATCAGTGAGGTTTCTGAGATTGTTTCTAGTCAAATGAACTCAGGGAGTTCAGTCTCAGCAGATGTGCAACAAACCCGTTATGTTTTTGAAAACACAAATGACAGTTCTCAAAAAGATCTGAACTCAGAAAGAGAATACTTGGAATGGGATGAAATTCTGAAGGGAGAGGTGCAGTCCATTAGATGGATCTTTGAGAATCAACCATTGGATTCCATTAACAATGGCTCTCCTGATGAAGGTGACATTTCCAGGGGTGTTGCTGATCAAGAAATCATTGCTGGTGGCAATGTGAAATATACTACATGGATGTTTGAAACCCAACCCATTGACACACTTGGGGCTCATTCTTCTGACACTgtagaaaatgcagagaaaattCCTGAGCTAGCCAGAGGAGATGTCTGCACAGCTCGGTGGATGTTTGAAACAAGGCCATTGGACTCAATGAATAAAATGCATCAAAGTCAAGAAGAATCAGCGGTAACTATCAGTAAGGACATAACTGGGGGGGATGTCAAGACTGTCAGATACATGTTTGAAACTCAACATCTAGATCAACTTGGACAGCTTCATTCAGTGGATGAGGTTCACTTACTGCAGCTTAGGTCTGAGCTCAAAGAAATTAagggaaatgttaaaagaagtataaaatgttttgaaactcaACCATTATATGTTATTAGAGATGGTTCAGGTCAAATGCTGGAAATTAAAACTGTTCACAGGGAAGATGTTGAAAAAGGAGATGTAAGAACAGCACGGTGGATGTTTGAAACACAGCCGTTGGACACAATTAACAAAGATatcacagaaattaaaattgtCCGAGGAATATCCATGGAAGAAAATGTCAAAGGTGGGGTGAGTAAGGCAAAGTGGTTGTTTGAAACCCAACCTTTGGAGAAAATCAAAGAGTCAGAAGAGGTCATCAttgaaaaggaaacaataatAGGTACAGATGTCTCCAGAAAGTGTTGGATGTTTGAAACACAGCcattagacattttaaaagaagttccTGATGCAGATCCTCTACAACATGAGGAGATAATAGGGGGTGATGTACAAACTACTAAGCATCTCTTTGAAACACTTCCAATTGAGGCATTAAAAGACAGTCCTGATATAGGAAAGCTTCAAAAAATCACTGcctctgaagaagaaaaaggggaTGTTAGGCATCAAAAATGGATTTTTGAAACCCAACCTCTGGAAGacattagaaaagataaaaaggagtACACACGAACAGTGAAACTTGAAGAAGTTGACAGAGGAGATGTGAAAAACTACACACATATCTTTGAATCaaacaatttaattaaatttgatGCATCACATAAAATAGAGGTGGAAGGAGTCACAAGAGGTGCTGTAGAGTTAAATAAATCTCTCTTCGAGACAACACCACTGTATGCCATTCAAGATCCCCTTGGAAAATATCATCAAGTAAAGACAGTCCagcaagaagaaatcataagAGGTGATGTAAGAAGCTGTAGGTGGCTTTTTGAAACAAGGCCCATTGACCAGTTTGATGAAAGCATtcataaatttcaaataattagaGGAATATCTGCTCAAGAAATACAGACTGGAAATGTGAAATCTGCCAAATGGTTGTTTGAAACCCAACCTCTtgattcaattaaatattttagtgatgtggaagaaacagaaagtaaaactgAACAAGCTAGAGATATTATTAAAGGGGATGTCAAAACCTGTAAATGGCTTTTTGAGACCCAGCCAATGGAGTCTCTTTATGAAAAAGTTTCGTTAATGACCAGCAGTGAAGAAATTCATAAGGGAGATGTCAAAACCTGTACTTGGCTCTTTGAAACTCAGCCACTTGATACCATAAAAGATGACTCTGAAACAACAGTCAAATTGCAAACTGTAAAACAGGAGGAGATCCAAGGTGGGGATGTTCGTAcagcatgttttctttttgagacagaaaatttGGACAGCATACAAGGAGAAGAAGTGAAGGAAATCAAGCCTGTTGAAATGGATATACAAGCTGGAGATGTTTCTAGCATGAGgtataaatttgaaaatcagtcCTTAGATTCCATAAGTTCCAGTTCAGAGGAAGTTTTGAAAAAGAtcaaaaccttaaaaactgaaGATATTCAAAAAGGCAATGTTTTAAATTGTAGGTGGCTTTTTGAAAACCAACCAATTGATAAGATAAAAGAAAGCCAAGAAGGTGATGAATGTGTTAAGACGGTGACAGACATACAAGGTGGCGATGTAAGAAAGGGgtgctttatttttgagactttttCTTTAGATGAGATTAAAGAAGAATCTGACTATATCAGCACCAAGAAAACAATTACTGAAGAAGTAATGCAGGGTGATGTAAAAAGCTACAGAATGCTCTTTGAAACCCAGCCACTCTATGCAATTCAAGACCGAGAAGGGTCCTATCACGAAGTAACCACAGTTAAAAAAGAAGAGGTAATTCATGGAGATGTGAGAGGAACAAGGTGGCTTTTTGAAACAAAGCCATTAGACTCTATTAATAAATCAGAAACTGTGTACGTTATTAAAGCTGTCACACAAGAAGACATTCAGAAGGGAGATGTTAGTTCTGTCAGATACAGGTTTGAAACTCAGCCACTGGATCAGATTTCTGAAGAATCACATAATATTGTGCCCACTGTTGACCATATACAAGGTGGCAATGTAAAGACAAGTAAACAATTCTTTGAGTCTGAAAATTTTGATAAGAATAACTATATACGAACAGTAAGTGTCAATGAAATACAAAAGGGCAACGTCAAAACATCTACTTGGCTATTCGAAACCCACACTCTAGATGAACTGAGAGGAGAAGGGTTAGAATATGAAAATATCAAGACAGTCACCCAGGAAGATGTGCAGAAAGGTGATGTTAAGCAGGCTGTGTGGCTTTTTGAAAATCAAACTTTTGATTCTATTATGGAAGCACATAAAGGTGTCACAAAAATGACCAAGGAAGAAATCCCTCCTTCTGATGTCAAAACAACTACATGGCTCTTTGAAACAACACCACTTCCTGAATTTAatgaaaatagaatagaaaagatAGAAATTATTGGCAAGAGCATTAAAGAAACCTTAGAAGATCTCTTCTCTCAAAAAGTTATCCAGGCTCCTGGAATCATCATTGAAGCTGATGAAGTTGGGGATGTTCGAATGGCAAAATACAAGCTAATGAACCAAGCATCTCCTGagatacagaaagaagaaattatcaGGGCTGATCTCAGAAATATAATGGTGAACCTACTTTCCAAAAGGGACTGTACTAAAAGAGAGATTTTGGTTAgtgaagaagagaagggaaatgtTAATTTGACTAAAACTCAATTATTAAACAAATCAACTGAATTTCATGCTGAAAAAGAAGAGATAGTGAAAGGTGATGTACAACAAGCAATAAAAAACCTGTTCTCTGAGGAAAGATCTGTAAAGAAAGGCATCTTAATTCAGGaagatgaaagaggagatattaaCATGACTATCTATTGTCTTCTTCATGAAAATGATGGTGACACAAATGAGCGTGAAGAAGTAATAGGGGGTGATGTCAGACGTACCATTCATAATTTATTGTCTTCCACATCAaacaataaaatatctgaaaggGCTAAAATTGATGCCTCTGAGAGGGGAAATGTTCAGTTTTTCACAACCTGCATAGAAGCTGGAGCTTTGGATTATCTCAAACAACTCCACACAGAGTCAAATGAGACACTGACAGCTAAGcaacaagaaggagagaaagaaattattggTGGTGATGTTGAAGGCACAAAACTGTTACTGAAGAAAAGGCAGTCTCTGGTTGAACGTACTGTTAGTGAAACTGACATCATCCCTGGAGATGTGCATAATACAGTTAAGGTTTTTATGACCGAGCCTCAGAGTACACTTGGTAAGATACCCAAAGAAGAGATTATAAAAGGTGATTTGGCATCAACCCTAAAATCCCTCAGCCAGGCTGTAAATCAGAAAACAGtgacaaaaacagaagaaattataaaaggtAACATGCTAGCCACACTCAAGTCACTTAAAGAATCTAGCCATCGATGGAAAGAATCTCAACAGCCTGATGGCATCCCTAGTGATATTGAGAAAGCTATTGAATGTCTTGAAAAAGCTACAAATACAAGGACAGAAATTCTGAAAAAGGAGCTTCTCAAAGATGACCTGGAAACATCATTAAGGTCTTTGAaagaagcacaaagaagtttcaaagagGTAGATAAAGAAGGTGTAATCAAAAAAGATGCTCAAGTTGTGATGGCAGGATCCTCAGGAGAACAGAAAACAGATATTCATCAGGTTGCTGTCCAGAGGAACAAAAATAGTCTTCTTCAGCCAAAGCCAGCACCCTTTGAGCCAGCAGCCAAGTGGCAAGGGGGAGCAGATACTCTCAGTCAAACTATGGGAAAATCTTGTCATGGCAATTTAGAAGAAAGAACTGAGGTTAATCTTCCAAAAGCCCCCAAAGCCAGTGTAAAGATTGTCATAGATCGTGAACAAAACAATGATGCTCTAGAGAAAAGCCTTAGAAGACCATCTAATTCACACCataaatctattaaaaatattttggaatcagGAGACAAAATGGGTGTCTGGACTGATATCACAGGAGAACAGCATCTTAGAGATGAATATATGAGCAGACAATTAACCTCAACTGTATCAGTTAAGAATAATCTAAAAACTAAAGAATCAGACAGGGAAGTGAGAGAGCTGAAGAAGGATGATGCCTTTAATTCCATCCAATCTGCTGATAAAACCATTGGAAAGCAAGAGACATATGAATGGAGAAATGACCACCAGAAAACGGAGGCTTTTCATATAAAGAGTCCTAAAAAGAccgaaaatattaaaatattaactgaTACACAAAACTCCAAGCCCAGTCCCACCCAGCATCCAGTCAGCATGCCAGTTGGAGGAACTTACGACATTTCAGGGGACTTTCAGAAGCAAACTTTGTTaaagcaagaaacaaaatattctaaTAAGAATATAAAGCAAAAGAATATAAACCTTCAACCAATGTGGCAGCCTTTGCCTGTAGAGCAAGACACAACCAATGTAACAGAAGTGAAAGtctctgaaaaaaatcacaatacatTTAAGACAACCAACAAAAAGCAGGAGACTGATGTTCACTTGAAAAGCCAGGACTTTCTAATGAAGACAAATACTTCCACAGACTTAAAAACGGCAATGGAAAGGTCCTTGAATCCAATCAACTTTAACCCTGAGAATAATGTAAAAGAAAGTGAGTGCCCCCTTCCACCTCcatctccacctcctccaccacctTCTAATGCATCATCTGAAATtgaatttcctcttcctcctccacctcctttcATGATGTTTCCTGAAAAAAATGGGTTTCTTCCCTCACTGTCCACAGAGAAGATAAAGGCTGAATTTGAAAGCTTTCCGGGcctgcctcttcctccacctccagTAGATGAGAAATTTGAAAGAGAAAGTCCATCGGTGTTTctgccgcctcctcctcctccaactccgtctcaaaactcAGCAcatctcctttcctcctctgctCCAGAAAAGCACAGTGGAGCCTTCATGCAACAATATTCCCAAAAAGAAGCCTCAAACTCTCAGAATTCTCAGACTAAAATCGTAACAGGAAAATCAGGTGTGTTGCCACCTCCCACATTGCCCAAACCCAAACTTCCCAAGCATATAAAAGATAATAAGAACCATTTCTCCCCCAAAGTTGAATTGACAAACTCCCTGTCAGATATGGAATGTAAAATTACTACCTCAAAGGATCAGAAAAAAGTAATGATGATGACCAGCAGCGAACACACAGAGACAAAGCAGAACGTTATTAGTAGGAGTCTtgatgaaagaaaacaattatttgttgactctgcaaactgtctctcacacacagTTCCAGGAACTTCAGCACCCAAGAAAAAACAGATTGCACCTCTTATAAAATCTCATTCATTTCCAGAGAGTTCAGGACAACAAAGTCCAAAACCTTATATGAGAAAATTTAAGACACCTTTAATGATTGCTGaagaaaaatatagacaacaaaaagaagaacttgaaaaacagaaacaggagaGTTCTTACTACAACATTGTTAAAACTGAAAGCCAAAATCAACACATATCagaggtggaaaaggaaatgccATTACGAAAAACCAATGAGGAGGTTTCCGTATCTGGAATTGATTCAGAGCACACCGTGGTTCAACCCAACCCAGGCTCTCAAAGTAATGCTCTGGTACTAGGAGTGTGTTCTGATAACCAGCTCTCCACAACATCGCCAGTGACAGTCGCTGCCAAGAGGCTCCACCATGTTTTAGCAGCCTCAGAAGACAAAGataagatgaaaaaggaagttttaCAAAGCGCAAGGGATATTATGCAATCCAAATCAGCTTGTGAAATTAAACAAAGTCACCAAGAATGTAGTGCCCAACAAACACAACAGAATAAGTATTTGGAGCAGTTGCACTTGCCCCAAAGCAAACCAATTTCCCCAAATTTCAAAGTTAAAACCATCAAGCTTCCAACTCTAGATCATACATTAAATGAAACAGACCACAGCTATGAAAGTCATAAACAGCAATCTGAGGTTGATGTTCAAACCTTTACCAAACAACAATATCTGGAAACCCAGAAAACTGAAGCAAGCACTGAATGTAGTCATAAGCAATCTCTGGCTGAAAGACATTACCAGCTAcctaagaaggagaaaagagtgaCAATAAAATTGCCTACAGAATCCATTCAGAAGAACCATGAAGATAAGCTCAAGATAGTTCCTGGGAAGCAAAGAGAATTTGGGGGATCTGACAGAGGGAAACTTCCAGGAAGcgaagaaaaaaataagggacCATCAATGATTAGTCGAAAAGAAGAGAGATTaataactgaaagaaaacaagaactttTGAAGAATAAATCAGCACCAAAGGCCGTCAGGCAAAAGGTTATTGATGCACATCTTGATTCACAGACTCAAAATTTTCAGCAAACACAAATACAGACCTCTGAAAGTAAAGTTGAACATAAAAAATGGCCCCAGCCATATAATAGTCTGCAGGAAGAAAAATGTCTCGAAGTCAAGGGCATACAACAGAAACAAGTCTTCTCTAATACTAAAGATTCAAAGCAAGAGATTACACAGAACAAATCATTCTTTTCTGCTGTGAAAGAATCCCAGCAGGACGATGGAAAATGTGCCGTAAATATAGTGGAATTCTTGAGAAAACGTGAAGAACTACAAGAGATTTTGTCTAGAGTAAAGCAGTTTGAAGCAGAGCCAAGTAAAAGTGGCCTTAAAACATTTCAGACACTGTTAAATACTATCCCAGGATGGCTGAtaagtgaagaaaagagagaatatgcAGTTCACATTGCCATGGagaataatttagaaaaagtaaaagaagaaataacacatATTAAAACTCAAGCAGAAGATATGCTTGTGTTCTATGAAAATATAATTCAGACAGCCATGATGTCCTCCAAAACAGGAAAATCGGGAAGTAAACCCACTAGTCTTGAAACATCATCCAAAGTATCTAATGTTCATGtcagcaataataaaaatagtgaacagaaagaaaataaaattgccaaAGAGAAAACAGGACAGCACCAAGTAGCAGCTCATCGTGAAGCAGCTGTTCATAGTCACGTGACAACCCATCAGGAAATTAAACTCGATGAGAGCAacattcctcctccctctttAAAAACACGCCCACCGTCACCAACTTTTATCACAATAGAATCTACTGCCCGACGAACGGAAACGCCTACTAAGGACGAGCTTTCTCAGTCCCCTAAAAAGGACAGTTATGTTGAACCCCCACCAAGAAGGCCCATGTCGCAAACATCTGAAATTCACAGAGCAAACACTTCCCCTACTCCACCCAGGAGTCACTCTGAACAACTCGTCAGACTCAAAGACACCACTGCAAAGTTATCCAAAGGGGCCATCCCATGTCCAGCGGTCACCCCGGTTCCaattgtagagaagaggtctgaAATCATCATGTCTCCTGCAACACTTCGTCGTCAAATTAAGATAGAAACTCGTGGTAGGGACTCTCCACCTACAATCACAATACCAGTAAATATACATCATACTGCTAGTGGTTCCTCCAGAGAATCTATGGAAGCTCAAGAGGAAATCAGGAAAGTGGAGAAAAGGGCTACTTACGTTCACAATGGTGGACTCAATTCCACTGATCCCATAGTGCCCGACACTGAAAGCTATGATGCAGTTGAAATCATCCGCAAGGTTGAAGTGCCTCCTCGCCTGTCAGAGCACACGCAGAGATATGAAGCAGCCAACCGCACTGTTCCAATGGCTGAAAATTTCGTGAATGACcgtgaaaatgaaataaacagatGGTTCAGGGAATTTGAGCATGGCCCAGTTTCTGAAGCAAAGTTAAACAGAAGAGTTTATGCAAATGGAGAAACAAACCATAATATCCAGCAAGAAAGTCGTACTTTTTGTCAGGAGGAATTTGGATTAACGTCTTTAGGAAACACGAGTTTTACAGATTTTTCTTGCAAACATCCTAGAGAGCTGCAAGAAAAGATTCCTATTAAACAGCCCAGGATCTGCTCTGAAACAAGGTCCCTAAGTGAACATGTCTCAGGCATGGATGCATTTGAGAGTCAAATTGTTGAGTCAAAGATGAAAACCTCTTCATCACATAGCTCAGAAGCTGGCAAATCTGGCTGTGACTTCAAGCATGCCCCACCAACCTACGAGGATGTCATTGCTGGACATATTTTAGATATCTCTGATTCACccaaagaagtcagaaaaaattttcaaaagacgTGGCAGGAGAGCGGAAGAGTTTTTAAAAGCCTGGGATATGCAACTTCAGATTCTTCTGCAACTGAGATAAAAACTGCCTTCCAAGAGGAATCTGCATTTATAAGTG aaactgCTGCTCCAAGACAAGGAAATATGTATACTTTGTCAAAAGACAGTTTATCCAATGGAGTGCCTAGTGGCAGACAAGCAGAATTTTCATAA